The following are from one region of the Stanieria sp. NIES-3757 genome:
- a CDS encoding glycogen debranching enzyme translates to MVVRFGRDICGNLETAESREWLVTNGIGGFAAGTIAGMLTRRYHGLLIAALKPPLGRTLLVSKLEETANYQGQSYYLSTNRWTDGSIDPQGYLHLESFRLEGTIPVWQYACADTLLEKRIWMQQGQNTTYIQYHLLRGTQLLKLNLKALINCRDFHGITQTDDKQISIRKIERGVCVNIQSLPLYLFATEGNISIEDNWYYGFDLAVERYRGLSDYENHFHAATFNVVLEPNQSITLVASTEAHPNLNDQTALVNRRNYEENLLTEFPHPTAPDWIKQLVLAADQFIVSRTLPNEPDGKTIIAGYPWFGDWGRDTMISLSGLTLATGRFEIARPILRTLAYYVDRGMLPNVFPDRGETPHYNTVDATLWYFEAIRAYYEVTKDDELLKELFPKLAEIIDWHKQGTRYNIAIDAEDGLLYAGEEGVQLTWMDAKVNNWVVTPRIGKPIEVNALWYNALTIIQQFAQYLGKPDREYAQMTEQTAKGFQRFWHDSQGCCYDVLDSPQGNDASVRPNQIFAVSLPTNTQILSLLTKEQQKAVVDTCARLLLTSHGLRSLSTAHPDYQGHYGGGVVQRDGSYHQGTVWGWLIGAFVQAHLKVYQNPVVARTFLQPMATHLQAACVGNLSEIFDGDPPFTPRGAFAQAWTVAEVLRAWVLLNQD, encoded by the coding sequence GTGGTTGTACGATTTGGTAGAGATATTTGCGGTAATCTTGAAACGGCAGAGTCAAGAGAATGGTTGGTTACGAATGGCATTGGTGGTTTTGCTGCTGGTACGATCGCAGGAATGTTAACCAGACGCTATCATGGTTTATTGATCGCAGCACTTAAACCTCCTTTAGGTAGGACTTTATTGGTTAGCAAGTTAGAAGAAACGGCAAATTATCAAGGACAATCTTATTATTTATCTACTAATCGTTGGACTGATGGTAGTATCGATCCTCAAGGTTATTTACATCTGGAAAGTTTTCGTTTGGAAGGAACTATTCCTGTTTGGCAATATGCTTGTGCTGATACTTTATTAGAAAAAAGAATCTGGATGCAGCAGGGACAAAATACTACTTATATTCAATATCATTTGCTGCGTGGTACTCAACTCTTAAAACTTAATCTCAAAGCGTTAATTAATTGCCGAGATTTTCATGGCATTACTCAAACAGACGATAAACAGATTAGCATCCGTAAGATTGAAAGAGGAGTCTGCGTTAACATCCAGAGTTTACCTTTATATTTATTTGCTACTGAAGGCAATATTTCTATTGAAGACAATTGGTATTATGGTTTCGATCTAGCAGTAGAGAGATATCGCGGTTTAAGCGATTACGAAAATCATTTTCATGCTGCTACTTTTAATGTTGTTTTAGAACCTAATCAATCAATCACGCTCGTAGCTTCCACTGAAGCACATCCCAATTTGAATGATCAAACCGCTTTGGTAAATCGTCGTAATTACGAAGAAAACTTATTAACAGAATTTCCTCATCCCACTGCACCCGATTGGATTAAACAGTTAGTTTTAGCTGCCGACCAATTTATTGTCTCTCGTACTTTACCCAATGAACCCGATGGGAAAACCATCATTGCGGGATATCCCTGGTTTGGAGATTGGGGTAGGGATACAATGATTAGTTTATCAGGATTAACTCTAGCTACAGGTCGTTTTGAGATTGCTCGTCCGATTTTACGTACCTTGGCTTATTATGTAGATCGGGGAATGTTACCTAATGTGTTTCCCGATCGAGGCGAAACTCCTCACTACAATACAGTAGATGCTACTCTGTGGTATTTTGAAGCGATTCGTGCTTATTATGAAGTAACGAAAGATGATGAGTTATTAAAAGAACTATTTCCCAAATTAGCAGAGATTATTGACTGGCATAAACAAGGGACTCGCTACAATATTGCGATCGATGCTGAAGATGGTTTACTTTATGCAGGAGAAGAGGGAGTTCAACTTACGTGGATGGATGCCAAAGTTAACAATTGGGTAGTAACTCCTCGGATTGGTAAGCCTATTGAAGTAAATGCTCTCTGGTACAACGCTTTAACGATAATCCAGCAATTTGCCCAATATTTAGGTAAACCTGACCGAGAATACGCCCAAATGACAGAACAAACTGCGAAGGGTTTTCAACGTTTTTGGCATGATTCTCAAGGTTGTTGCTATGATGTTTTGGACTCTCCTCAAGGAAATGATGCTTCTGTACGTCCTAATCAAATTTTTGCCGTGTCTTTACCCACAAATACTCAGATTTTATCTCTTTTGACCAAAGAACAACAAAAAGCCGTAGTTGATACTTGCGCTAGATTATTGCTTACTTCTCACGGATTGCGATCGCTTTCCACCGCTCATCCTGATTATCAAGGACATTATGGTGGCGGAGTAGTACAGCGAGATGGGAGTTATCATCAAGGTACGGTTTGGGGATGGCTGATCGGTGCATTTGTCCAAGCACATTTAAAAGTTTATCAAAATCCTGTTGTTGCTCGCACTTTTTTACAACCAATGGCAACTCATTTACAAGCAGCTTGTGTTGGTAATCTTAGTGAAATTTTTGATGGCGATCCGCCTTTTACTCCTAGAGGTGCATTTGCCCAAGCTTGGACAGTAGCAGAAGTATTAAGAGCCTGGGTTTTACTCAATCAAGATTAA
- a CDS encoding glycosyl transferase family protein, with product MLIEKGVRIEQPKVSVIIPSFNCAKYISQAIESVINQTYKNYEIIVIDDGSTDNTQAIIKPYLNKIRYFYQTNQGVSEARNRGLDLARGELIAFLDADDLFLPHKLQEQVAIFEQQPKIGIVNSGFRVIKENGDAVMDVEPWHEIPDLTPEVWLLHKPVLPSAMMFRREWFDRVGGFNTRFFSSEDVEVTLRMVIQGCQGTWLPKITIKYRRHQNSVTWKSTLKQAKNSEEMQDYFFSRSDLPKSIRKLENQARFYHFSWLAWLCYQGGLPSQMAQYLEKSQQCAPYSWVEIIARWLNTFENCAKIYACEFDVYALSNLPEWQQALAHLKVLPLLKHYESKIAQVQQLLAYQPEQSEITLYGQTYFQLGQKLITQKELEGAIICLRQATELVPDNAEYQNALAEALQERYDLAEAIAIYRQAIRLQPEVEQFQQNLGQALQLQHRWQKLTDYCQQMLQASEEMPHHPSSAKPLKILMIFPFPPYPPQKGGAAIRMFEQIKYFGSRHHLTVVALIFTEEDYVIEEQLACYCERAFMVKIGFPMSAYQAERHQQLYFLKTWNMWKTLEQLSQIDFELVLFDFIVSTVYYPLFAEHFTILNEHNIESKLLQRCAELNNQAIITELAQEVDAAKPFLNAQREAQLLAEYENQTWCKFALRSVVSQDEQQELDRRCRSGKTLVVKNGIDTKTIVLVDNSQASKILFMGTMSYVPNIDAVIYFVEQIFSQIQSTNPALSLCIAGREPPSIIENLARANSNIEVIANPTDMSEVARDCRIAVVPLRLGSGTRLKILQALAMGLPVVSTSLGCEGLEVIDGQHLLIRDRPHEFAEAVLQLNCDRSLRDKLRQNGRDLVESQYDWSNIFSLYEQEILQQLKKDF from the coding sequence ATGTTAATTGAAAAAGGCGTAAGAATTGAACAGCCAAAAGTAAGTGTAATTATACCAAGTTTTAATTGTGCTAAATATATATCTCAAGCAATTGAAAGCGTAATCAATCAGACATATAAAAACTATGAAATTATTGTGATTGATGATGGTTCTACAGACAATACTCAAGCAATCATCAAACCCTACTTAAACAAGATTCGTTACTTCTATCAAACTAATCAGGGAGTTTCTGAAGCCAGAAATAGAGGATTAGATTTAGCTAGAGGAGAATTAATTGCTTTTTTAGATGCAGATGACCTGTTTTTACCGCATAAACTACAAGAACAAGTAGCAATTTTTGAGCAACAACCAAAGATCGGTATAGTTAATAGTGGTTTTCGTGTCATCAAAGAAAATGGTGACGCGGTCATGGACGTAGAACCTTGGCATGAAATTCCCGATTTAACCCCTGAAGTATGGCTACTACACAAACCAGTACTACCCAGTGCCATGATGTTTCGCCGAGAATGGTTTGATCGGGTTGGTGGTTTCAATACTCGTTTCTTTTCTAGCGAAGACGTAGAAGTTACTTTAAGGATGGTAATACAAGGCTGTCAAGGTACATGGCTACCAAAAATAACCATTAAATATCGAAGACACCAAAATAGCGTTACGTGGAAATCTACTCTAAAACAAGCCAAAAATTCTGAAGAAATGCAAGATTACTTCTTTTCAAGAAGTGATTTACCAAAATCAATACGAAAGCTAGAAAATCAAGCGCGTTTTTATCATTTTTCTTGGTTGGCATGGCTATGTTATCAAGGTGGTTTGCCCAGCCAAATGGCTCAATATTTAGAGAAATCTCAACAATGCGCCCCTTATTCTTGGGTAGAAATAATCGCTCGTTGGCTCAATACGTTTGAAAATTGCGCCAAAATATATGCCTGTGAATTTGATGTCTATGCCCTAAGCAATTTACCAGAATGGCAACAAGCACTCGCTCATCTCAAAGTATTGCCATTACTCAAACATTACGAATCGAAAATCGCTCAAGTTCAACAACTATTGGCATATCAACCAGAACAATCAGAAATCACTCTTTACGGACAAACCTACTTTCAACTAGGTCAGAAATTAATCACACAAAAAGAACTTGAAGGTGCAATTATTTGTTTGCGCCAAGCCACAGAATTAGTGCCAGACAATGCCGAGTATCAGAACGCTTTAGCTGAGGCACTTCAAGAGAGATACGATTTAGCAGAAGCGATCGCCATTTATCGCCAGGCGATAAGATTACAACCAGAGGTTGAGCAATTTCAACAAAATTTAGGACAAGCCTTACAGTTACAACATCGATGGCAAAAACTGACTGATTATTGTCAGCAAATGCTTCAAGCTTCCGAAGAAATGCCTCACCATCCTTCCTCAGCCAAACCCTTAAAAATATTAATGATTTTTCCTTTTCCTCCTTATCCACCTCAAAAAGGAGGTGCAGCCATACGAATGTTTGAGCAGATTAAATATTTTGGGAGTCGTCATCATCTGACGGTAGTGGCTCTAATTTTTACTGAAGAAGACTATGTAATTGAAGAACAACTGGCTTGCTATTGTGAGCGTGCTTTTATGGTTAAGATTGGTTTTCCGATGTCAGCTTACCAAGCAGAACGACATCAACAACTTTATTTTTTAAAAACGTGGAATATGTGGAAAACACTAGAACAATTAAGTCAAATTGATTTTGAGCTAGTCTTGTTTGACTTTATTGTTTCGACGGTTTACTATCCTTTATTTGCCGAACATTTTACTATTCTCAATGAACATAATATTGAATCAAAATTATTACAACGCTGTGCAGAGCTAAATAATCAAGCAATCATTACTGAGCTAGCTCAAGAGGTTGACGCTGCTAAACCGTTTCTCAATGCTCAAAGAGAAGCTCAACTGTTAGCTGAATACGAAAATCAAACTTGGTGTAAGTTTGCCCTCAGAAGTGTGGTTAGTCAAGATGAGCAACAAGAACTAGACCGTCGCTGTCGGAGTGGGAAAACGCTGGTGGTCAAAAATGGGATTGATACGAAAACTATTGTGCTGGTAGATAATAGTCAGGCTAGTAAAATCTTATTTATGGGAACTATGAGCTATGTTCCTAATATTGATGCTGTGATTTATTTTGTGGAACAGATTTTTTCCCAAATTCAGTCAACTAATCCAGCCCTTTCTTTGTGTATTGCTGGTCGAGAACCACCGTCAATTATTGAGAATTTAGCTCGAGCCAATTCAAACATTGAAGTCATTGCTAATCCTACAGACATGAGTGAAGTTGCTCGAGATTGTCGCATTGCCGTCGTGCCTTTACGTTTGGGCAGTGGTACTCGGCTCAAAATTCTTCAGGCTCTGGCGATGGGTTTACCTGTGGTTTCGACCAGTTTGGGTTGTGAAGGTTTAGAAGTAATTGATGGTCAACATTTGTTGATTCGAGACCGTCCTCATGAATTTGCTGAAGCAGTTTTACAACTTAATTGTGATCGCTCTTTACGTGACAAATTACGTCAAAATGGACGTGATTTAGTCGAATCACAATATGACTGGTCGAATATATTTTCTCTTTATGAACAGGAAATTTTGCAACAATTAAAAAAAGATTTTTAG
- a CDS encoding glycosyl transferase family protein, whose amino-acid sequence MFAKIGNCFKQPTHLCQSLIPNLKMQHFFEKGVRIEQPKVSVIIPSFNCAKYISQAIESVINQTYKNYEIIVIDDGSTDNTQAIIKPYLNKIRYFYQTNQGAAEARNKGLDLARGELIAFLDADDLFLPHKLQEQVAIFEQQPKIGIVNSGFRVIKENGDAVMDVERWHEIPDLTPEVWLLHKPVLPSAMMFRREWFDRFGGFKQRFFPCEDMELTLRMVIQGCQSTWLPSITACYRRSAHSATSFERSSLLKHIAKAEEMQDYFFSRSDLPKSMRKLENQARFYHFSWLAWLCYQGGLPSQMAQYLEKSQQCAPYSWVEIIARWLNTFENCAKIYACEFDVYALSNLPEWQQALAHLKVLPLLKHYESKIAQVQQLLAYQPEQSEITLYGQTYFQLGQKLITQKELEGAIICLRQATELVPDNAEYQNALAEALQERYDLAEAIAIYRQAIRLQPEVEQFQQNLGQALQLQHRWQKL is encoded by the coding sequence GTGTTTGCTAAAATAGGAAACTGTTTTAAACAACCAACCCATCTCTGCCAATCATTAATTCCCAATCTTAAAATGCAACATTTTTTTGAAAAAGGCGTAAGAATTGAACAGCCAAAAGTAAGTGTAATTATACCAAGTTTTAATTGTGCTAAATATATATCTCAAGCAATTGAAAGCGTAATCAATCAGACATATAAAAACTATGAAATTATTGTGATTGATGATGGTTCTACAGACAATACTCAAGCAATCATCAAACCCTACTTAAACAAGATTCGTTACTTCTATCAAACTAATCAGGGGGCTGCTGAAGCCAGAAATAAAGGATTAGATTTAGCCAGAGGAGAATTAATTGCTTTTTTAGATGCAGATGACCTGTTTTTACCGCATAAACTACAAGAACAAGTAGCAATTTTTGAGCAACAACCAAAGATCGGTATAGTTAATAGTGGTTTTCGTGTCATCAAAGAAAATGGTGATGCGGTCATGGACGTAGAACGTTGGCATGAAATTCCCGATTTAACCCCTGAAGTATGGCTACTACACAAACCAGTACTACCCAGTGCCATGATGTTTCGCCGAGAATGGTTTGATCGATTTGGTGGTTTTAAGCAACGCTTTTTTCCATGTGAAGATATGGAACTTACTCTGCGAATGGTTATTCAAGGTTGTCAATCTACTTGGTTACCTAGTATAACTGCTTGCTATCGTCGCTCCGCTCACAGTGCTACTTCTTTTGAACGCTCCAGTCTTTTAAAACATATTGCAAAAGCAGAAGAAATGCAAGATTACTTCTTTTCAAGAAGTGATTTACCAAAATCAATGCGAAAGCTAGAAAATCAAGCGCGTTTTTATCATTTTTCTTGGTTGGCATGGCTATGTTATCAAGGTGGTTTGCCCAGCCAAATGGCTCAATATTTAGAGAAATCTCAACAATGCGCCCCTTATTCTTGGGTAGAAATAATCGCTCGTTGGCTCAATACGTTTGAAAATTGCGCCAAAATATATGCCTGTGAATTTGATGTCTATGCCCTAAGCAATTTACCAGAATGGCAACAAGCACTCGCTCATCTCAAAGTATTGCCATTACTCAAACATTACGAATCGAAAATCGCTCAAGTTCAACAACTATTGGCATATCAACCAGAACAATCAGAAATCACTCTTTACGGACAAACCTACTTTCAACTAGGTCAGAAATTAATCACACAAAAAGAACTTGAAGGTGCAATTATTTGTTTGCGCCAAGCCACAGAATTAGTGCCAGACAATGCCGAGTATCAGAACGCTTTAGCTGAGGCACTTCAAGAGAGATACGATTTAGCAGAAGCGATCGCCATTTATCGCCAGGCGATAAGATTACAACCAGAGGTTGAGCAATTTCAACAAAATTTAGGACAAGCCTTACAGTTACAACATCGATGGCAAAAGTTGTGA
- a CDS encoding TPR repeat-containing protein — protein MQETEQIILSSQKLQLSIDNNDSEIGQIYLQQAHSFIKQERWTEAITACQESLKFNCSRADGYKIWADILRKMGKSTEAMGYYAKALIIKPDFAEVYLNLGSLSSQEQEWCSAINYYQKAIAIQPDFAVAYRNLARVYQQLGKSELMLQCWEKSLELEPGKATPEEHCNLGTILLKHGQEDRAITCYRRAISLQPDYFLAYLNLAAILAKREQWREAIYCYCQVIKLKPDYWQAYDNLANIYVQQQQFQDAVTWYNRILKLNPNCVDIYLKLAHIFLELQKGKTAVQFCQKAIALEPDNWEALSYLGTALLQQENYQEAIAAYRQCLQLNPESITNYRNLAQALLHTENWSEVIQVYQQIIQKEPDCSDNYYKLGEIAIKQGQWETAATAFRQAIALNLDHSWSYHHLGMALCELGKYQAAVPILKQAIKLNPTFAWSYFHLGDALANQSQWDEAIAAYRHCLSLEPNVYGYERLGNVLVTQVNPFDPEAKLILKEALECYRRAIELEPTYLNPFYKAIELQPDNPELYFLLAQAYSKQKKLSIAVGFYQIGLQINSNYPEAYFELGMILEKLGNLKAAINCYQNAIVLDPQEIKYVKHLKQVLDKQK, from the coding sequence ATGCAGGAAACAGAGCAAATCATTTTATCATCGCAAAAACTGCAACTATCTATAGATAATAACGATTCAGAGATAGGACAAATATATTTACAGCAAGCACACTCTTTTATTAAACAGGAAAGATGGACTGAGGCAATCACAGCTTGTCAAGAATCTTTAAAGTTTAATTGCTCCAGGGCAGATGGTTACAAAATTTGGGCTGATATCCTTCGAAAAATGGGGAAGTCGACAGAAGCAATGGGGTATTATGCTAAAGCCTTAATCATTAAGCCTGATTTTGCTGAAGTTTATCTCAATTTAGGAAGTTTGTCCTCACAAGAGCAAGAATGGTGTTCCGCAATTAATTATTATCAAAAAGCGATCGCAATTCAACCCGATTTTGCTGTAGCTTATCGCAATTTAGCTAGAGTATATCAACAGCTTGGCAAATCTGAATTGATGCTGCAATGTTGGGAAAAATCACTAGAGTTAGAACCAGGTAAAGCTACACCAGAAGAACATTGTAATTTAGGTACAATTCTTTTGAAACACGGTCAAGAAGATCGAGCTATTACTTGTTACCGTCGTGCCATTTCACTACAGCCTGATTATTTCCTAGCCTATCTGAATTTAGCAGCAATATTGGCAAAACGAGAACAATGGCGAGAAGCTATTTACTGTTATTGTCAAGTAATTAAACTGAAGCCTGATTATTGGCAAGCATATGATAACTTGGCTAATATTTATGTCCAGCAACAGCAATTCCAAGATGCAGTCACTTGGTACAATCGTATTTTAAAGCTTAATCCTAACTGCGTTGACATATATCTCAAACTGGCGCATATTTTCCTCGAGCTTCAAAAAGGGAAAACCGCTGTACAATTTTGTCAAAAGGCGATCGCTCTAGAACCAGATAATTGGGAAGCTTTATCCTATTTAGGAACAGCTTTATTGCAACAAGAGAATTATCAAGAAGCGATCGCAGCTTATCGTCAATGTTTACAATTAAACCCTGAATCTATTACCAACTATCGCAATCTAGCTCAGGCTCTATTGCATACCGAAAATTGGTCAGAAGTTATTCAAGTTTACCAGCAAATTATCCAAAAAGAACCTGATTGTTCAGACAATTATTACAAACTTGGGGAAATAGCAATTAAACAAGGACAATGGGAAACCGCAGCAACTGCTTTTAGACAAGCGATCGCTCTTAATTTGGATCACTCTTGGTCATATCATCATTTAGGAATGGCTTTATGCGAATTAGGAAAATATCAAGCAGCAGTTCCTATCTTAAAACAGGCAATCAAGTTAAATCCTACTTTTGCATGGTCTTATTTTCATTTAGGAGATGCTTTAGCCAATCAATCTCAATGGGATGAAGCTATTGCAGCTTATCGTCATTGTCTAAGTCTCGAACCTAATGTTTATGGTTATGAACGCTTAGGTAATGTTTTAGTGACGCAAGTTAATCCGTTTGATCCTGAAGCTAAATTAATCTTAAAAGAAGCTTTAGAATGTTATCGTCGAGCAATCGAACTCGAGCCTACTTATCTTAATCCTTTTTACAAAGCCATAGAGTTGCAACCCGACAATCCAGAATTATATTTTTTATTGGCGCAAGCTTATAGTAAACAAAAAAAATTATCAATAGCAGTCGGTTTTTATCAGATTGGACTACAAATTAATAGTAATTATCCAGAAGCATATTTTGAACTGGGAATGATTTTAGAGAAGCTAGGAAATTTAAAAGCAGCAATCAATTGTTATCAAAATGCGATTGTTCTTGACCCTCAAGAAATTAAATATGTTAAACATCTAAAACAAGTTTTAGATAAGCAAAAATAA
- a CDS encoding haemagglutination activity domain protein, translated as MIKTLFSLFWQTSTISFCSLFVTNFVQAQPISSDGTLPSPTEVNSTPTGFQINGGSTRGGNLFHSFKDFSVPIGSEAFFNNAPDVVNILNRVTGGNISLVNGLIRANGSANLFLINPAGIVFGEGARLNIGGSFYGSTANSILFPNGREFSATNLENQPILTVNAPIGLNFRDNPGDIEIRTSNLTVKSGQNLTLLGGNLNLTNSARIFAPGANVELGAVSKNGVINLDDNFRLNFTNKIALADVFLDGNVGINVISDDGGAITINANNVKLSDSFLVAGIGENAGSSDSQAGDIRINASDNITLEQNSFILNEVVNNGQGNAGNIQIETSSLTLNQSSLIGSQTFGQGNSGNVIINAKDTIAINSGSSLRSLVRANGNGDAGDIIINTGILTVETIEGTSENRSLIFSNTRGVGNAGNVSINATDSITFDNSSLLAQVDEGANGNGGNVTINTPLLEIKNSASEVTSASGIFSDTKGVGNAGEINITTDDALIVTRRSSIGAGTTSEGDAGDIKIVTDLLSLSNFALLATNVRQNASGEAGAIVIDANHIDLSEGAIIDASIIDTFKTTEFTGGDININANTLELMSGGKIVTNTSNSSGNAGDINLTIADGISIDGSNPVMLPPEFIDFQEQDVELETVTGLLASTRLGATGNGGNINIISPNASIDIANGEAQISVSSQGQGSGGLIRIEAQDLTLDNNGSIFAFTPSGQGGSISLNVDDSIILRNNSTITAQAFNDADGGNLNIDTRFIIAFPSNGNGNDIIANAERGNGGNINISANSIFNIKESQAIPNNGTNDIDASSEFGLDGNITINTPDVDPFQETPDTPKSIVESDTVVAGSCDFIKTGRNVSAETENTLVITGKGGIPPQPTEPFNSDNILINGQSLPVETVESEEKVLKEEYAPIMTDQGLIYPARGMIVKENGDVLLTAYPTIQNNQRSIIGSKNCPDDGR; from the coding sequence ATGATTAAAACATTATTTTCTTTATTTTGGCAGACTAGTACAATTTCATTTTGTTCTTTATTTGTTACAAATTTTGTCCAAGCACAACCAATTTCTTCTGATGGTACGCTTCCTAGCCCAACAGAGGTTAATTCAACACCAACAGGTTTTCAAATAAATGGTGGATCTACCAGAGGAGGGAATCTATTTCATAGTTTCAAAGATTTTTCTGTACCGATTGGGAGTGAAGCTTTTTTTAACAATGCACCCGATGTAGTCAATATTCTTAATCGCGTTACAGGCGGAAATATTTCCTTAGTTAATGGTTTGATTCGTGCTAATGGTAGTGCTAATTTGTTCTTAATCAATCCAGCCGGAATTGTTTTTGGTGAAGGTGCAAGATTAAATATTGGTGGTTCGTTTTATGGAAGTACCGCCAATAGTATTTTGTTTCCTAATGGTAGGGAATTTAGTGCCACAAACTTAGAAAACCAACCTATATTAACAGTAAATGCTCCGATTGGCTTAAACTTCCGCGATAATCCTGGAGACATAGAAATTAGAACTTCTAATTTGACAGTAAAATCGGGTCAAAATTTGACTTTATTGGGTGGTAATCTTAATTTAACTAATAGTGCCAGAATCTTTGCACCAGGAGCAAATGTTGAATTGGGAGCAGTATCCAAGAATGGAGTGATCAACTTAGATGATAATTTTAGACTTAATTTTACTAACAAGATTGCTTTAGCAGATGTGTTTCTCGATGGTAATGTCGGTATCAATGTCATCTCTGATGATGGAGGAGCAATTACCATTAATGCTAACAATGTTAAATTGTCTGACAGTTTTTTGGTTGCTGGAATAGGTGAAAATGCTGGCTCTTCAGATTCTCAAGCTGGCGATATTAGAATTAATGCCTCTGATAACATCACTCTAGAGCAAAATAGTTTCATTCTTAATGAGGTCGTTAATAACGGGCAGGGTAATGCTGGTAATATTCAAATCGAAACCTCATCCTTAACCCTCAATCAGAGTTCGTTAATCGGTAGTCAAACTTTTGGGCAAGGTAATTCTGGGAATGTCATCATTAATGCAAAAGATACCATTGCTATCAATAGCGGTAGTTCTTTACGGAGTTTAGTAAGAGCTAACGGCAACGGAGATGCAGGGGATATTATTATCAATACTGGTATTTTAACTGTTGAAACTATTGAAGGTACATCTGAAAATAGAAGTTTAATTTTCTCCAATACTCGTGGAGTAGGGAATGCAGGTAATGTCAGTATTAATGCTACTGATTCTATTACTTTTGATAACAGTTCTTTGCTAGCTCAAGTAGATGAAGGTGCAAACGGCAATGGGGGTAATGTTACGATTAACACGCCCCTTCTTGAAATCAAAAATTCTGCTAGTGAAGTAACCAGTGCTTCAGGCATTTTTAGTGATACGAAGGGAGTGGGAAATGCTGGGGAAATCAATATTACCACCGATGATGCACTGATTGTAACAAGAAGATCTTCAATCGGTGCAGGAACGACTAGTGAGGGTGATGCTGGAGATATTAAGATCGTAACCGATTTACTATCTTTAAGTAATTTTGCTTTACTCGCCACTAATGTGAGACAGAATGCTAGTGGTGAGGCTGGAGCAATTGTGATCGATGCCAATCATATAGATTTATCAGAAGGAGCGATTATTGACGCATCAATAATTGATACCTTCAAAACTACTGAGTTTACTGGTGGTGATATAAATATCAACGCCAATACTTTAGAGCTGATGTCTGGAGGGAAAATAGTTACTAATACCTCGAACAGTAGTGGCAATGCTGGAGACATAAATTTAACTATTGCAGACGGCATTAGTATTGATGGTAGTAATCCTGTTATGTTACCTCCAGAATTTATAGATTTTCAGGAACAAGATGTAGAGTTAGAAACTGTAACTGGACTTTTAGCTAGCACTAGGCTAGGAGCAACGGGAAATGGCGGTAATATTAATATCATCAGTCCTAATGCTTCGATAGATATCGCTAATGGGGAAGCGCAAATATCTGTATCTAGTCAGGGTCAAGGTAGTGGTGGTTTAATACGAATTGAAGCTCAAGATCTTACTTTAGACAATAACGGCTCAATTTTTGCTTTCACTCCATCTGGACAAGGTGGTTCAATATCATTAAATGTGGACGATAGCATTATTTTACGTAATAACAGCACAATTACAGCACAAGCATTTAATGATGCTGACGGTGGCAACCTCAATATTGATACTAGGTTTATTATCGCTTTTCCTAGCAACGGTAACGGTAATGACATTATTGCCAATGCTGAAAGAGGAAACGGAGGAAATATTAATATTAGTGCGAATTCAATTTTTAATATAAAAGAAAGTCAAGCAATTCCTAATAATGGTACTAATGATATAGATGCAAGTTCCGAATTCGGTTTAGATGGTAATATTACGATTAATACTCCCGATGTCGATCCCTTTCAAGAAACGCCCGACACTCCGAAGAGTATAGTTGAATCAGACACAGTAGTAGCAGGCTCTTGTGATTTTATCAAAACAGGAAGAAATGTTTCTGCTGAAACAGAAAACACCTTGGTCATCACAGGTAAAGGTGGCATACCTCCTCAACCAACTGAACCTTTTAACTCAGATAATATTTTAATCAATGGTCAATCCTTGCCAGTAGAAACTGTAGAATCTGAGGAAAAAGTTTTAAAAGAGGAATATGCGCCAATTATGACAGATCAGGGATTAATCTATCCAGCAAGAGGCATGATTGTCAAAGAGAATGGGGATGTGCTTTTAACTGCTTATCCTACCATTCAAAATAATCAACGAAGTATAATTGGTTCTAAGAATTGTCCTGACGATGGAAGATAA